In Desulfovibrionales bacterium, the genomic window GTTCAACTGGGCCATTTCTACCTGTATCTTGCCTTCCCGGCTCCGGGCGCGCCGGGCAAAAATATCCAGGATAAGCTGGGTGCGGTCAATAACCCGCATATCTGTAAAGTCGGTAATGGAACGTATCTGGGAAGGATTTAACTCATGATCAAATATCAGCAGATTGGCGCCCCTCTGCAGTGTCTTTATCAGTAAATCGCCGAGTTTCCCCTTACCCATTATGTACTTGGGGTGTATTTTATCTCGCCGCTGAATAATGGAATCCAGCACCTCAACCCCGGCGGTTCGCGCCAAATCCCTCAGTTCCTCCAGAGACTCCTCCGCCGCTTCACGGGAGGAGGTGGTGACATCAATAAGGAAGGCGCGATCTTTTTTCCCGCCCACTGTTTCTAAGGCCTGCTCACGGGCAATCTCGTCCTCAAGAGATTGAATCAAGCCCTGAAAATCAATATCCAACTGTGCCGGTATCTTAGGCTCTAGAAAAAAGATGTTTTCTCCCCTTACCGGTCTGGGCAGGAGGTGGGCGGCATGTACCAATCCCGGAAGGCCATCTGGTCGGGCAATTATGCCGGCCATGATATCCAGACGAAGGATGGCCAAATCCGTCAAATCATCCTGGGTAAGGGGCTCATCCTCCAGATGGGTGTGAATGCACCTCAAGCCCCGTAAACGGCTGCTCCCTGCACGGTAATCCGATAAAGCCGGAATAGTAATATTCCGGTGGTCGCCGACCATGACATATTCTATCTCGCCGGACCGCTTTATCAATATGCCTATCTGACGATTGATCTCCCGCGACAACTCGGTAATATATCTGGCTAGTTCAGGGGTGATTATGTCTTTAGGTGGGATCTTACGGCGATAGATATTTTCCAGTCTTTTTACCTGGTTAACCTTAAGGCCGATTATATTTCCGGATATTTTTCTAATAGATTCAGCCCCCTTTTTCTATAGATCGTATTGTCAAAAAATTTACCGCAGAGAACGCAGAGACCGCAAAGCATTTATCGAAAAACAAGATGTTAGATAATCTTCTGCTCCCTTCCTCTTTGCGCTTCCTGCGGTTAACTTTTCATGAAACTTTTGACAGTACCCAACCCAAACATCAAGGTCGTTCGTGTAACAATGTAATGGGGGGCGCTGTGGGTCGTCTTTGAGAAGCTTGAAATTCTTTTCGGGAAGCCTCTGGTTAGCCACCGATAATTTCATTTAGGCCTTCGATTACGAGATCAATTTCTTCCGGCGATACTTTCGCAATTCGCTTTCCGAGACGTTCCTGCGATAGGGTACGTATCTGGCTGATCTTTACCCACGATTGCTTTGGAAGAGCTCGACTGGAAAGAGGGAGGGTAAGAGGAAATCCTGCTTTTGGCGGTTGACTTGTGAGGGCAACGGCAATTACGACGCCCGATCGATCATTGAAAACATCCTGGCTGAGGACAAGCACCGGCCTTTGGCCGGATTGTTCGTGCCCTTTTATCGGATCCAGATTCGCCCAGTAGATATCGCCCCTCAGTATTCTGGCCATTTTTCGATTTCCCGCGAGAACCCTTCCTCGGCAACAGCCTTTTCAAGGTCCGGATCGAGCTTGGCGCACTCTCTCGCTAAACGACTCCTGTTGACACGAGCAAGTTTTTCTTTGATGGCCTCCTGTATTGCCTTGCTCCTATTGGGGAAGACTTTGGAAGAAACTAATCTGTCCAGCTTCCCAAGTACTTCTTCTTCGATAGTGATGGCAATCTTGGCAGTGCCCATATTTTCACCTCTGGTATTACAATATATCATACCATCAGGTTTTTCAAGTCCTTTTGTGGCTAATAAATCTGTTAAAAAGCCCGCTTTTCAGTATCTCCATATTCGTAACTATTTGATTTTATTAATGGCAAAACTACGAAGAGAGACTTTCCCGACAGACTCAACACTCGGGTTCAGGCGATCTCTTCATATCGGTACATGCTGTTTTGGTAATTGACCTATGACAATCGAATTGAGATCAATGCCGGACAGCACCATGACTGCTTTGTATGCTTCAAGCAATGTGTCATGTATTGATCCGAGGTCTTTCAACATGAGTGCTCTTCCTTCTTCCGAGTTTCTGCGAAAGTTGTGACGCCGATAAAATGAATGCGAAAGGCGATTGCGCTCTGTGAGAGCACGGGACAAAAGTGCTTCGAGATGACCAACAGATTCAGATGAACTGCTTACGTTCTTAAGAAGCTGCCCAAGAGTTTGGCGATTTATCTTCTTGAAAAGCACCGATGCTAGCTCTGGATTCGGTTCGCCTAAGAGGTTCTCTTCAGCCACACCAATCTTGATGAGGATATTGCCGAGTTCGGTCTCAAGCAGTTGAGCCGCTTCGGAGGCCTCACCGAACTTTCGATACACGTCATCCAAGGTTGGCACATAACCTCCTTGATCGCTTAACGTCGGGCGGGTCCCTCCGCACGCCCTGGTTAGGTCGCTTGTTTTGGGATTTTGTGTTCGTCATAGACTCGAGCTTTCGATAAGTCAACCCAGTGGCTGTGAGGGAACGTAGGTACTTCGCGATCGAACTCCTTCAGGATCTCATCTCTGACATCTTTCCACAGGGCGAATACCTTTTTATGGCAGGTTTGGGCTTCGCATCGCTGAATGCTTGGCCCGAACCCAAGGTCTTCTACGAGGAGGTAGATATTTTTAATCGGCTCAAAGGGATACAGTCCACTCTTGATGTTGGCATCTGGCAGATTGCAGAATACACCTCGGACTTCGTCTATAGCAACACTAAGCTTAATCAGCACAGTGCGATATTGTGCCTCGGTCGTGATTTCAAACTGGCAATACTGAAGTGCACAATGGGCGGCCTCAACAAGACTTGACCACAAAGATCTTAACTGTTGCTGATAGGCGTGGCGCCTTTGTGCGCAGTAACCCAGCCATACCGCAGTAATGCCGATAAATATGGGCAGGAGATCCTTGAATGTCGAGAACACGATTCGCTCTTCGGTGCAGTCAAAAATACTGATCAAAATTCCGACAATTGCGAGGATCGTAAAAACAGCGATGGCACCGATGAACCACCTCCTGATGGATTTCTTGGTCATTCCTGACTTACCTCATGCGACCTAACATTATATTTAGCTATTAACTGTCTTTTATCATAGTCATAGAGAAAAAAGATAGTGGCGTCAAGCAAAAAGGGGGTTTTGGGGGTAAAGGGGAAAGTCCCCAAAGCGATGGCCAGAAGACCAGGTCTTGCGTTTTTCGATGTCGCTGATTAAAGTAACGTTTAATGAACTCGTAAAAAGTCGAGGGTAGGACGGCACAGTAAAAAGCTCCAGTTGCAAGGCGCGCAAATCCTGAGGAATGAGGCGTACTTGTAGCTACGCCGCAGTGACGAAGGATGCGGCGCAACGCAGCAAATGGACTTTTTACGAAGCCGTCAACGTTTGAGTGATTACCGATACCCATTACCTAACCGACCTGAAAAAATCCATTACACGAGGAGGCCTTGTAGATGTTACCGGGCTGAAAGGCTCTTCCCTGGCCTTTGCCCTGGCCGAAATCGAAAAAACACTCTCCGGCCCTGTCATATGTGTAACCCCTGGCTTAAAGGAGGCAGAACTCTATGCCACGGAGTTTGCCTTTTTCTGTAAACGGCCGGTCTTTGTCTTCCCGCCCTATGAAGTCTTTCCTTTCAGCGAACTATCCCCCCACAGGACCACGGTAAGCCGCCGTATCGAGACCCTTTACCGCATGGTCTCCGGTGATCCTAACTTTATCGTCGTGGTTCCGGTGGAGGCCCTATTACAAAAGTTGCTGCCCAAAAAGGCGCTGACCGATTTTGTCGATTATATCGTTACTCATGAAGATATCGACCGCCAGACCTTAAGAGAAAAGCTGATAGCCGGCGGCTATACCGCTACCTCGCTCGTGCAGGAAGTGGGAGACTTCAGCATCCGGGGTGGCATTATAGACGTTTTTCCCCCCTGCACACCAATCCCGTCCGTATAGACTGTCTTGGAGATTGGGTGGAATCCATCCGTGAGTTTGATCGCCTCACCCAGAGGTCTATACGCGAGATCAATGAGATCATACTCCTTCCGGTACATGAGGTTATTTTGGGAGAGCAAGAAGCCGCCTATGCCCTGAAACATATCCGCCAATATGCTATGGAGCGGGATATTGCCCTCGACGGGATAAAAGAAATCGAGGCCCAGATAGAACAGCGCATTCACTTCACCGGCTCTGAATTCCTCCTGCCTTTATTCTATCCCGAACTTTCCGCCTGGCACGATTACCTCCCGGCCGCCGTGCCTGCCGGCAGGCAGGAGGGTCTCCTGGTGAGTATAGATCCTGCAAGAATAGGAGAAGAACAGGCCCGTTTTCAGAACAAGATCAAAGAAATTAATATAACCGCCCGTGCTGACTCCCGTTTTTGCTCGGAGCCGCAGGATCTTTATCAAATTGACCAGGACTGGGCAGATTTGATCCCGGCTGCCTCCCATGTACGCATCATATCCTTACCCATAGAAGATGAAACGGGTGCCGGCGAAAAATTGCGCCTGGCTACGCTGGGCAATGAAGATATAAGGGCTGAATCACAGCCTGGTCATGAGCAGGAAGACCTTTTCACGGCCTTAACCCGGCGGATAACCGCCTGGCTGGACGAAGGAGAATCTGTTTACCTCGTATGCCGCACGATTCATACTGCGGAACAGGTTAAGAGGCTTCTGGCCGATTGCCGCATCCAGGCCGAGGTACTGGATACACCTTTCCATTTTGCCCTGGAATCATCGAATCAAAAGGTGCGCATCCATACCGGAGATATCTCGCGCGGCTTCCGCTTTCCCGCCTATAGGCTTATTCTGATGACTGAGGGCGAGCTGTTCGGTGAAAGGGTAAAAAAACCGGCTGCGGCCATAAAGAAAAAGTTTTCCCCCATTTTAGACTTTAGCGAGCTTAAGCCTGACGACCTGATCGTTCATCGCGACCACGGCATTGGCATGTATCGTAATCTGGTCCGGCTGGAGGTAGATAACACCGCCAACGACTATCTGTTATTGGAATACCGGGATGGAGATAAGCTCTATCTGCCTGTATATAGACTCAATGTACTGCAAAAATATATAGGCGTAGAAGGTTATAGCCCGCAAATCAACAAATTAGGCGGAAAGTCCTGGCAACTCGCCCGGAAACGGGTCCAGGAAGCCATCTGGAAGGTGGCCCTGGAGCTGCTGGATATCTACGCCCGGCGGAAGGTGGAAAAGGGCTTTGCCTTTTCACCACCTGATAGTCTTTATAAGGAGTTCGAGCTATCCTTTGAACATGAAGAGACCCCGGACCAGATAGCCGCCATAGAAGATACCATAGGAGACATGACTTCACCCCGGCCTATGGATCGATTGATATGCGGGGACGTAGGTTATGGAAAGACCGAGGTGGCCTTGCGCGCGGCATTTAAGGCCGTAATGGACGGCAGGCAGGTAGCCATACTGGTACCCACAACTGTCCTTGCCGAACAACATTTTCAGACCTTCAGCCGCCGTCTTTCTCCCTTTCCGGTAGCTGTGGCCTGTCTCAGCCGCTTCCGCACCGCCAAGGAACAAAAACAGATCCTGTCCAGCCTGGCGGAGGGCAAGGTAGATATCGTCATCGGTACGCACCGCCTGTTGCAAAAGGATATTAAATTTCACGACCCGGGACTACTTATTATAGATGAAGAACACCGTTTTGGCGTCAGGCATAAAGAACAACTGAAAAAAATTAAGAAGACCTTAGATGTCCTCACCCTGACGGCAACACCTATTCCCCGTACCCTTCAGATGTCCCTCCTCAGTGTACGCGATCTTAGCGTAATAAGCACACCTCCTCAGGATCGTATCCCGGTTAAAACCTACGTAACCAGGTTCGATGATAATGTAATACGGGAGGCCATCATCCGGGAATATCAACGCGGCGGTCAGGTCTTCTTTCTGCATAATCGGGTGGCCGGCATTGAGGCGGTGGCCGAACGTTTGCGGAGGCTGGTCCCGGAGGTGCGCATAGCCATCGCCCACGGACAGCTTTCCAGCAGGGCGCTGGAAGAGATCATGGTGAGATTTGTACGCCGGGAGATAGACGTATTGGTCTGCACTACTATTATCGAGTCCGGCCTGGACATTCCCTCGGCTAATACCATAATCATCAACCGGGCTGATCGCCTTGGTCTGGCCGAGATTTACCAGCTCCGTGGCCGTGTGGGGCGCTCTAAAGAGCAGGCCTATGCCTACCTGTTAGTCCCGTCACCGGCCCACCTTACCAGGGATGCCCAAAAAAGGCTCGAGGCCTTATTGGATCTCAGCGAATTGGGATCCAGTTTTAAGCTGGCCATGAGTGACCTCCAGATCAGAGGCGCCGGCAATATACTTGGAACCAGCCAGACCGGACATATTGCGGTAGTGGGTTATGACCTGTATCTGGATCTCCTTGAAAAGACCGTAAACGAACTTAAGGGTACCCCGGTTGAAGAAGAGTTTGAGCCGGAAATTAATCTTAAGGTTTCTGCCTACATACCGGAAAACTATCTGCCGGAGCCGGATCAGCGTCTCATTACCTACCGCCGCTTAACTATGGCAGATACGGTTACGGCGCTCTCAGACATAAAGGATGAACTAACAGACCGCTATGGCCCCATACCCCCCGAGGTCGAAGACCTCATGTCTATCATGGAAATCAAACAGGATCTCAAGAAACTCAGGGTGCACCGCCTGGACAGCGCTAATGGTCATGTTATCTTGAGCTTCAGCGATAAGACCAGACTTCATCCGGAAACAATCCTGTCGTTAATCCGTCGTAACCGGGGTAAGTACCGCTTTACTCCTGAGAATAAACTCTATGCGGCCCTACCCGGTGATGAAGGGGTACAGATACTTGAGGAAGTCAAAAAAGTCTTGCAAGCCCTTTTGTAAGATGCTAATGTCCAACTACAAGTAAAGATTACATTTTATGTTCTCATAATGAAACCTTGACCATGAAACCGATCAATTTCTTTTTTCTTCTCATCTTTTCGCTTATCTTTCTCCTCCCTGTGGTAAGTTCTGCCGAAATTGTCGATCGTATTGTAGCCATCGTCAATGAAGACGTCATAACCCTGGCGGAATTGGGCAAAGAAGAACAGCGTGTTATCGGTCAACTCCAGCAGGAGGCTTCAGCCGCCGCCATAGAAAGAGAAAAAGGGAAAATAAGAACCGAGGTGCTTAATCACCTTATTGAGCGAAAGCTGGCTGAGCAGGAGGCAAAAAGGCTCGGATTGTCTGTGTCTGAGGCAGAAGTCGATGCGGCCGTCGAAAAAATTATTCGTGATCATGGGATAACCAGGGAACAACTGACGGCCCGCCTGGAACAGGACGGCATCTCCATGGAAGAGTACCGCCAGAAACTCAAGGAACAGATAGAACGCTTCAAATTGATCAGCCAGGCAATCAATGCCAAGATCGTTATAACTGAAGACAAACTCAGAGAGTATTATAAAGATAACCAACACAGTTATACCGGCCAACAAGAATATGGGGTTCAGCATATTGTCTTCAGCATACCCGGTAGTTGTAGTGAGGAAGAAAAACACGCTATCCTTAAAAAGGCCGAAGATATCCGCCAGCGGGCTAAGGATGGGGCTGATTTTGAAGGCCTGGCCAGGCAGTTTTCCGGATATCCCACCGCATCTGAGGGCGGCAATCTGGGCTATCTGGATAAAAATGAGCTGGCGCCATATATGAAGGACGTTATTACCTCTCTTAAAACCGGAGAAGTAAGTTCCGTAGTTGAAACTCCTATCGGCTATCAAATCTTTAAAGTTATAGATATTAAGGGATCAAAAGAAAAAACATTTGAAGAGGCAAGGGAAGAAATATATCAAGTGCTGTTTGAGCAAGATGTGAACAAGCGTTTTATGGTCTGGATAAAAGAGCTTCGCGATAGGTCATATATAGAGGTCTTACTTTGAGCGCCAACGGTACGGAAACCAAAAATAAAGGTTCCTGCCCCTTATTTTTTAATCGGAAAAATTTGCCGATCTATATATAAAAACCAAAAACCGGGGGGCACATGGAGTCTATCGGCGATTATCTAAAACGCGAGAGGGAACTCAGAAACATAACCCTGGAAGAGGTTGCCAATGCTACCAGAATTAATATCGGCATTCTAAGAAACATAGAAGATGGGCAAGCGGAAAGGCTTCCGGCAGAGGTATTTGTTCGGGGCTTTATCCGTTGCTATGCTCAATATGTTGGGTTAGATCCTAACGACGTCCTCCTCCGCTATCAGCCTCAGACTACATCATCCGAACATCAAGAAGAAACTAGCCCTCCTCCCGAAAAACCCGAAAAGAAGATATGGCTGTTCTTTTCCAGTCATAGAAAACTCCTTAAGATATCTATATCAATCATTATCGTTGTCTTTCTCTTGAGTCTCGTGGTTACTATCGGCAAAAAGGAACCCCTTAAAAAAGAACAACCGCCCTTGTCCAAAAGCTCCGCCCCGGCGCATCCACGACCGGTCGAGGCCAATCGTGTTCTTGACCAGGCCCAAACAGATGCCCCCGAACAAACAAACATTCCTGCTCCTCAAGCGAAAGCACAGGAGCCGCCTCAACTCCAAAATATCACGCCCGGGCACATCTACGAAAAGCAACATGAGTTACGGGCCGTTTTTAAAGAAAATACGTGGGTGCAGGCGGTGATTGACGAACAGAACCTGCAGGAGTACTCCTTTAAGGCAGGTGAAACCATCACCTGGACGATGGGTAACAAAATAAGGCTAATTATAGGCAACGCCGGCGGCATGGATCTTTATCTGGATGGCGAGCAAATGAAGCCCCTTGGGGATAGCGGGCAGGTAGTGGATATTACTCTGCCGCTGCCAAACCCCAAGGTAATGTGATCTATCCCGAATCAAGGAAATTAACCAATAATTCAAGAAAATCTGCGTAATCTGTGGATTAAAGCCTATGCCTCTCCTCAAAACACCCGCCATCATACTTAACCATAAGGACTTTGGTGAATCTGACAAGATTATTACCTTCTTTACATATTCTTTAGGTAAAATAACAAGCATTGCCAAGGGCGCTAAAAAGAGCCGCAGGCGCTTTGCCAACCAGTTGGATCTATTTTCCTTCGTCCGGCCTATTCTCTGGGAAAAACAGCGTTCATCTCTAACCAGAATCGACCAATGTGACCTGCTGCAATCGTTTCCTTCCATACGAAAGGCGCCCGAAAGATTTGCTTATGCCGCTTATTTCTGTGAACTGGTAGATGCCTGGGTAAGGGATCGTGATCCCCATGCCGAACTTTTCTATCTTTTACTATGGGCCCTTCGCATGGTCGATCAAGGCGCCTCTTTAGCCCCTCTATCTGTAATTTTTCACCTGCGCCTCCTCACCATAGTCGGTTATGCCCCTAATTTTATAGCTTGTGTTAACTGTAATCTATGGAAAGGTGGACAGGTTTCTTATAGTTTTAATTATGAAAAGGGGGGCATTGTCTGCTCTGACTGCGCCTTTAATCTTCCCTTAAAAAATCGTCTTTCGCCAGGCACTGTAAAACTCCTCTCGTTAGCCCAAAAAACGTCTCTAGCCAAGCTTTCCCGACTACATTTTAGCGCTCAACCATTGGCCGAAAGCACACCTATCCTGGAAAATTTTGTACACAGCCTTCTGGACAAAGAAATAAAATCCTACCGATTCTTATCCAAGGCCCAGGAGTGCATTCGGTAATGGATAGGACTGCTACCGGGGTTAACTTACAGGTTCTTCAGACTATTCTTTGTGAACTCGTAAAAGGTCCAAAATATCACGCAAGGCCGAAAAAAGAATAAAATTTGGAACTCAGAAACTCATGAAAAAATCTTTTATCCTGATTTTTCGCCTCGGCGAATCTGCCTTTGGCACGACTTGATTTCCAGATTTTTATTTTTCTTTGCGCCTTTGCGTGAGAGATTGACTTTTTACAAGACCATCATTCTTTAACTAACGATATTCGGTGGCCTGTCCGACCTGATTAAGTCTGGAAAATTTTTTAAGTAACATCACTATCGCGCTCCGCATCTTTTCCCACTGCACAATGGGATCTGCGGTATTCTTCAGGGTCTCATTTTCACGTAGTTGACTGGCGGCTAGTTGGCCGGCCAAGCGGTAAAGCTGCCGCTCCTCCATAGCATAAAGCCGATTTAAAATTTCAGGAGGGATATGTTTAACCAGATCTTCTATCTCTGGCCATGGTTGTCCTTCGTCCTCAGCATCCGGTCGTAGCTGCGCCGGGACGTGCTCTCCGGTTTGGACGGGCCTCTCTGCATCGGTCTCTACTGCGACGGTGTGTTCTGCAGTGACAGGCTCCTTTTCCTTGCTGCTCGCCTGGGTCGAAGATGCGCCTTGGCGTGAAGACTTAACCGCTAAAAGTTCCGATGATGAGGAATCGTCTTTTAATGTCGCGGCCTTATATACGGCGCCCGACTCCAGAGAAGGTATGTTTTCTTCCTCCTGTGTCTCAGGTATTACTTCTTCTGACCTCTTGTTTTCAGCACTCTCCTCTTGTAGATATACCGGGGCTTGAGCCTCCGGCTCTGTAGGCCGTTCTTTCCTGGCGTTCGCCTTGTCTTTCTTAAAAAAGCCCTTTTTAAACATATAGGCAAGGTTTTCTACCATGGTTTCATCTATGAATTGAAGCTGATTGGTCTCACCGGCCTTAAGGCATAATTTACATATCTTGTTGACCACCCGCGGCACACCACGAGAATGTTTCCATATAGCCCTGACTGCCTGTTCAGTAAATATCTCTCTGGAACATCCGACCTGTTTTAGCCGATGAGCTATATACCCCGCAACTAGTTCTGGGGAGTCTAGCCCCCTTACCTTACAATAAACCCCGATGCGCTGGTAGAGATTTTCCATCGACGGTCTTTCCAGCTTTTGCGCCAACTCTTTCTGGCCGGCAAGTACAAAAGTCACCAGATTCTGGCGGTCATCCTGCATATTGGTGAGAAGCCGCAGCCCCTGTAAGCTGGCCGGGTTCAGGACATTGGCTTCATCGATGAATATAACTACCTGTTTACCCTCGTCGGCTGTTCGATAAAGGATCTGATTAATTTCCTCCTGTAAATGGTCTTTCCACTTCGTAACTACCTTCTTATTTTCCAACTGGCCGATGATCTCGCGCATTATCTGTGTGAAAGACAGCGTGGGATTAGTAAGAAAGGCTATCTTGTATTTATCCGGGCCTAATTCGTTCAAGAGAATACGTAAGGCCAATGTCTTTCCTGTTCCAATATCCCCTACTATTACCGCCAGACACTCATTCCCCTCTTTAATGGCAAATAAAATCTCTGATATGGCATCTTCCAAGCCGGGATTCTGCGGCCAATACATCTTCGGATCAGGCACATTATCAAACGGCGGCCGATTCAATCCCCAATATCTGTAATAGGTCATATTAATCCCTCCCAGGCTCCCCCGTCCAATCCGGGTCTAAACACACGCCACTGCCGCCCTATCTTAAGCCCGACCAATTTTCCGGCTAAGAGTTCCTTGTAAACCGTAGCTGTGCTTACCTGGAGAGATCGGGCGGTCTCTTCCACGGTAAGCCATTGTTTATCAGTCTGCGGCTGGGCAGGTGTGACATACACCGTAACCTTGATGGGGGAAAACGATTCATATCTAACCTCCAGGTCAAACTTCTTCAACGTGGCCCTGGACTCGCCATAGTCTTTGTTGCCGATAGCGATCAAAGACTTAACTAAAGAATTAATTGCCTCATTGGGTTCGATGGTAATGCCCGGTTCAGATGGAGCCGGCAAGTCTATCGGCGGCTGCAAGTCTCTCTCTGCAACGTTATTACCTTCCCATCTCCTCCGAGCCAGACAGATTTTTTCCATATCTAACTTACCTCAATAAACATACGTTCTCTGCGCATCTGTATAGGCACAAGCAAGGCCTCAAAAAGCCCTTGCTTTATGTTATCGGAATTAATACGTGATTCTTTAATATCAGGCAGTCGCAAAAACCGTACCCTATTGGGCCGATAATTTTTTCCAATATATTCAAATTGTTACAAAAAGGAGCGGGGTTGGGGGCAACGCGATTACAAAACTTGTTAATACCCTTTGATAAAAAATTTGTAGATGCCCAGCATAGGGCACACAGTATATCGATCACGAAGTCTGTCTTAGACTGATTATATGTTAACCAATAACATCAAATAATTAACGACCACAGGTTGAGTTGTTCCACGTGAAACAACTCAATATCCTGGGACATAAATGTCCTTTGCAAGGAAAACGTTTTGTGGTAACTTCACTTTATCATGGGAAAAATCATCTGTCTGGCTAATCAAAAAGGCGGTGTTG contains:
- the hflX gene encoding GTPase HflX, yielding MSREINRQIGILIKRSGEIEYVMVGDHRNITIPALSDYRAGSSRLRGLRCIHTHLEDEPLTQDDLTDLAILRLDIMAGIIARPDGLPGLVHAAHLLPRPVRGENIFFLEPKIPAQLDIDFQGLIQSLEDEIAREQALETVGGKKDRAFLIDVTTSSREAAEESLEELRDLARTAGVEVLDSIIQRRDKIHPKYIMGKGKLGDLLIKTLQRGANLLIFDHELNPSQIRSITDFTDMRVIDRTQLILDIFARRARSREGKIQVEMAQLNYLLPRLVTRDDALSRLTGGIGGRGPGETRLEIDRRRVRERITRLTKELKSISKQRELRRKTRKRKDIPIISIVGYTNAGKSTLLNALTKSQFLAEDRLFATLDPASRRIRFPREAEAIITDTVGFIRDLPQALFEAFRATLEELQHADVIIHLIDISNKNFREHIEAVEHILETLELHHVPNIKVFNKIDRVSPDYVATQSRAYNALAISAMNPDTLSPFIETIQGIVEKAHTQVKEI
- a CDS encoding type II toxin-antitoxin system PemK/MazF family toxin codes for the protein MARILRGDIYWANLDPIKGHEQSGQRPVLVLSQDVFNDRSGVVIAVALTSQPPKAGFPLTLPLSSRALPKQSWVKISQIRTLSQERLGKRIAKVSPEEIDLVIEGLNEIIGG
- a CDS encoding ribbon-helix-helix domain-containing protein, which translates into the protein MGTAKIAITIEEEVLGKLDRLVSSKVFPNRSKAIQEAIKEKLARVNRSRLARECAKLDPDLEKAVAEEGFSREIEKWPEY
- the mfd gene encoding transcription-repair coupling factor, producing the protein MESIREFDRLTQRSIREINEIILLPVHEVILGEQEAAYALKHIRQYAMERDIALDGIKEIEAQIEQRIHFTGSEFLLPLFYPELSAWHDYLPAAVPAGRQEGLLVSIDPARIGEEQARFQNKIKEINITARADSRFCSEPQDLYQIDQDWADLIPAASHVRIISLPIEDETGAGEKLRLATLGNEDIRAESQPGHEQEDLFTALTRRITAWLDEGESVYLVCRTIHTAEQVKRLLADCRIQAEVLDTPFHFALESSNQKVRIHTGDISRGFRFPAYRLILMTEGELFGERVKKPAAAIKKKFSPILDFSELKPDDLIVHRDHGIGMYRNLVRLEVDNTANDYLLLEYRDGDKLYLPVYRLNVLQKYIGVEGYSPQINKLGGKSWQLARKRVQEAIWKVALELLDIYARRKVEKGFAFSPPDSLYKEFELSFEHEETPDQIAAIEDTIGDMTSPRPMDRLICGDVGYGKTEVALRAAFKAVMDGRQVAILVPTTVLAEQHFQTFSRRLSPFPVAVACLSRFRTAKEQKQILSSLAEGKVDIVIGTHRLLQKDIKFHDPGLLIIDEEHRFGVRHKEQLKKIKKTLDVLTLTATPIPRTLQMSLLSVRDLSVISTPPQDRIPVKTYVTRFDDNVIREAIIREYQRGGQVFFLHNRVAGIEAVAERLRRLVPEVRIAIAHGQLSSRALEEIMVRFVRREIDVLVCTTIIESGLDIPSANTIIINRADRLGLAEIYQLRGRVGRSKEQAYAYLLVPSPAHLTRDAQKRLEALLDLSELGSSFKLAMSDLQIRGAGNILGTSQTGHIAVVGYDLYLDLLEKTVNELKGTPVEEEFEPEINLKVSAYIPENYLPEPDQRLITYRRLTMADTVTALSDIKDELTDRYGPIPPEVEDLMSIMEIKQDLKKLRVHRLDSANGHVILSFSDKTRLHPETILSLIRRNRGKYRFTPENKLYAALPGDEGVQILEEVKKVLQALL
- a CDS encoding peptidylprolyl isomerase, with protein sequence MKPINFFFLLIFSLIFLLPVVSSAEIVDRIVAIVNEDVITLAELGKEEQRVIGQLQQEASAAAIEREKGKIRTEVLNHLIERKLAEQEAKRLGLSVSEAEVDAAVEKIIRDHGITREQLTARLEQDGISMEEYRQKLKEQIERFKLISQAINAKIVITEDKLREYYKDNQHSYTGQQEYGVQHIVFSIPGSCSEEEKHAILKKAEDIRQRAKDGADFEGLARQFSGYPTASEGGNLGYLDKNELAPYMKDVITSLKTGEVSSVVETPIGYQIFKVIDIKGSKEKTFEEAREEIYQVLFEQDVNKRFMVWIKELRDRSYIEVLL
- a CDS encoding DUF4115 domain-containing protein gives rise to the protein MESIGDYLKRERELRNITLEEVANATRINIGILRNIEDGQAERLPAEVFVRGFIRCYAQYVGLDPNDVLLRYQPQTTSSEHQEETSPPPEKPEKKIWLFFSSHRKLLKISISIIIVVFLLSLVVTIGKKEPLKKEQPPLSKSSAPAHPRPVEANRVLDQAQTDAPEQTNIPAPQAKAQEPPQLQNITPGHIYEKQHELRAVFKENTWVQAVIDEQNLQEYSFKAGETITWTMGNKIRLIIGNAGGMDLYLDGEQMKPLGDSGQVVDITLPLPNPKVM
- the recO gene encoding DNA repair protein RecO, whose protein sequence is MPLLKTPAIILNHKDFGESDKIITFFTYSLGKITSIAKGAKKSRRRFANQLDLFSFVRPILWEKQRSSLTRIDQCDLLQSFPSIRKAPERFAYAAYFCELVDAWVRDRDPHAELFYLLLWALRMVDQGASLAPLSVIFHLRLLTIVGYAPNFIACVNCNLWKGGQVSYSFNYEKGGIVCSDCAFNLPLKNRLSPGTVKLLSLAQKTSLAKLSRLHFSAQPLAESTPILENFVHSLLDKEIKSYRFLSKAQECIR
- a CDS encoding AAA family ATPase encodes the protein MTYYRYWGLNRPPFDNVPDPKMYWPQNPGLEDAISEILFAIKEGNECLAVIVGDIGTGKTLALRILLNELGPDKYKIAFLTNPTLSFTQIMREIIGQLENKKVVTKWKDHLQEEINQILYRTADEGKQVVIFIDEANVLNPASLQGLRLLTNMQDDRQNLVTFVLAGQKELAQKLERPSMENLYQRIGVYCKVRGLDSPELVAGYIAHRLKQVGCSREIFTEQAVRAIWKHSRGVPRVVNKICKLCLKAGETNQLQFIDETMVENLAYMFKKGFFKKDKANARKERPTEPEAQAPVYLQEESAENKRSEEVIPETQEEENIPSLESGAVYKAATLKDDSSSSELLAVKSSRQGASSTQASSKEKEPVTAEHTVAVETDAERPVQTGEHVPAQLRPDAEDEGQPWPEIEDLVKHIPPEILNRLYAMEERQLYRLAGQLAASQLRENETLKNTADPIVQWEKMRSAIVMLLKKFSRLNQVGQATEYR